The Lonchura striata isolate bLonStr1 chromosome Z, bLonStr1.mat, whole genome shotgun sequence genome window below encodes:
- the SHLD3 gene encoding shieldin complex subunit 3 — MEVVLHYRPHQRDLINLQKLAEAAVKEFPIRQLPRFAPWFSNDLHRLPLKPKKQAPVISCEEAEELKQLSTPSECVTGSPDYDCTKNLLEFYSSMKHGPTLIQAQAVHKPINLDYQGEPPSNEKQKLKRSWSVSLPRAKLKEKIHPLSQELQNNLERLKLHAFCRAKWTIEQSLCKNQNLEDIWIKLNRLIKQNELPSCNATIQRSMGQIWIFCDILYCEYVRNILREKLSLTDKMNLLVHKYGIIFSL, encoded by the coding sequence ATGGAAGTGGTCTTGCACTATCGGCCACATCAGAGAGATCTAATAAATCTGCAGAAACttgcagaagcagcagtgaaGGAGTTTCCCATTCGCCAGTTACCAAGATTTGCACCCTGGTTTTCAAATGATTTACACAGACTTCCCCTCAAACCAAAAAAGCAGGCACCTGTTATTTCTTGTGAGGAAGCAGAAGAATTGAAACAGCTTTCTACACCTTCAGAATGTGTTACAGGATCTCCTGATTATGACTGCACAAAAAATCTCCTTGAGTTTTACTCTAGCATGAAACATGGTCCAACTTTAATCCAAGCACAAGCTGTTCACAAACCCATTAACTTGGACTATCAAGGAGAACCACCAtctaatgaaaaacaaaaattgaaaaGGTCTTGGAGTGTCTCTCTCCCTAGAGCTAAACTCAAAGAAAAGATTCATCCTTTATCTCAGGAACTGCAGAATAATTTGGAAAGATTAAAGCTGCATGCATTTTGTAGAGCCAAGTGGACAATTGAACAATCTCTTTGTAAAAACCAGAATTTGGAGGACATATGGATAAAATTGAATAGACTCATTAAACAGAATGAATTGCCATCTTGCAATGCTACTATCCAAAGATCTATGGGACAGATATGGATTTTCTGTGATATATTATACTGTGAATATGTTAGAAATATTCTTAGGGAAAAGCTAAGCCTTACAGATAAAATGAATTTGCTTGTACATAAATATGGAATTATATTTAGTTTATAA